GAGAATGCCGACACCATACCATCCTTGGCCTGACGCTTCCAGGAAGCGATCATCGTGGGATGCACGTCGTACTTGCTCGCCAGTTCAGACAAGGTCAATTCGCCGATCAATGCCTCCAGGGCCAGCTTGGCCTTGAACTCCGCAGAAAACTTCCTTCTCTTGGACATCGTAGACCGTCCTCCTCGCTTGAGGACTCCAGCTTAGCGAACTGTCCAATTTTCCGCATCCACCTCAGGCCTTCGAGGACGGCCAATCGGCGAGCTGTGCAACGAGCACGGCATTTCCCAGGCTCAGTATTACCAGTGGCGCGACCGCTTTCTCGGCAATGCCCACCGCGTGTTCGAGACGGCCACTGTGGACAAGCGCACCCAACGGCTTGAGTCTGAGAATGCCAAACTCAAGGGATTGGTCGGCGAGTTGACCTTGGAGTTAAAAAAAACGGACGGTTGGCCGTGAAACGGCGCGGCTCTTACGCCAAAGTCGCCGCCAGAAACGCCGACCTTCTGGACCGTATTCGCTCGCTCAAGGCTGATCACCCGTTCTGGGGCTACCGGCGTATATGGGCTCATCTACGCTTCGTTGATGAGCTGACCGTCGGCAAGAACCGAGTGCACCGGCTTATGAAGGAGCACGGGTTGACGGTGCGGAGCAATCAGCTGCTCAAGGCCAAGCGCAAACCGACCGGCAGCAAGCCCAGTGTACTGCCCCTCATTTAG
This genomic stretch from Fundidesulfovibrio soli harbors:
- a CDS encoding transposase, translating into MSKRRKFSAEFKAKLALEALIGELTLSELASKYDVHPTMIASWKRQAKDGMVSAFSGKAAAVNKDGEAEIRDLHAKIGQLTVEKDFLERAFARR
- a CDS encoding IS3 family transposase, producing MKRRGSYAKVAARNADLLDRIRSLKADHPFWGYRRIWAHLRFVDELTVGKNRVHRLMKEHGLTVRSNQLLKAKRKPTGSKPSVLPLI